A genome region from Blautia coccoides includes the following:
- the srtB gene encoding class B sortase, with the protein MSKNNKKKASLGGVLRNIILIAAVCVFLFSAYQLVNIYLEYKKGTDEYDKIREYVKEPEGKKEEPKDETEDQGEKKEELIGPQIDFAGLKEINPDVVGWIQMEALDVSYPIVKGTDNDHYLHYTFEGQKNAAGAIFMEYTNNSNFEDCNTIIYGHNMKNGSMFGTFRTLHEPENLTSPYLWICLPDKSYRYEIFTVHTTSATGDTYTLFSAPDDQFTQYLNKMRDASEFPVGTAPTKDDKIITLSTCTGNDATRFVIQARRLPEVYK; encoded by the coding sequence ATGAGTAAGAATAACAAAAAGAAAGCTTCTTTGGGAGGCGTACTGCGGAACATAATTCTCATTGCGGCGGTATGTGTATTTCTTTTTTCCGCATACCAGCTTGTGAATATTTACTTGGAATACAAAAAAGGAACAGACGAATATGACAAGATCAGGGAATATGTAAAAGAACCTGAGGGAAAAAAGGAAGAACCAAAGGACGAAACAGAGGATCAGGGAGAGAAAAAAGAGGAACTGATAGGTCCTCAGATTGACTTTGCGGGTCTCAAAGAGATCAACCCGGACGTTGTGGGATGGATCCAGATGGAAGCCCTTGACGTGAGCTATCCCATAGTAAAAGGAACGGACAATGACCATTACCTGCATTATACTTTTGAGGGACAGAAGAATGCTGCAGGCGCCATTTTTATGGAATATACCAACAACAGTAATTTTGAAGACTGCAATACCATCATTTATGGGCACAATATGAAAAACGGTTCTATGTTCGGAACGTTCAGGACACTCCACGAGCCGGAAAATCTGACCAGCCCTTATCTGTGGATCTGTCTGCCGGATAAGAGCTACCGCTACGAAATATTTACGGTGCACACAACATCTGCAACAGGTGACACATACACACTTTTCAGTGCCCCGGATGACCAGTTTACACAATATCTGAATAAAATGCGGGATGCCTCAGAGTTCCCGGTAGGCACAGCGCCCACCAAGGATGACAAGATCATAACACTTTCAACCTGTACAGGAAATGATGCAACCAGATTTGTGATACAGGCCAGGCGCCTGCCGGAGGTATATAAATAA
- a CDS encoding NAD-dependent protein deacylase: MEETKRLQQIISESSSIVFFGGAGVSTGSGIPDFRSVDGLYHQQWDYPPETILSHTFFMRKPEEFYRFYKAKMLCDTAKPNAAHLKLAELEKAGKLKAVITQNIDNLHQMAGSKNVLELHGSVYRNSCMKCCTSYDFAYMKAAEGVPKCEKCGGIIKPDVVLYEESLDNGTITRAVQAIAEAEVLIIGGTSLAVYPAASLIDYFSGKHLVVINRDATPRDRMADLVINEPIGQVFSQIRVE, from the coding sequence ATGGAAGAAACGAAGCGGCTTCAGCAGATCATTTCAGAGAGCAGCAGCATAGTGTTTTTCGGAGGTGCAGGGGTTTCCACAGGGAGCGGGATTCCTGACTTCAGAAGTGTGGACGGTCTTTACCACCAGCAATGGGACTATCCGCCGGAGACTATTTTAAGCCATACCTTTTTTATGAGAAAACCGGAAGAGTTTTATCGCTTTTATAAAGCCAAGATGCTCTGTGATACCGCAAAACCTAACGCGGCGCATTTGAAACTTGCAGAGCTTGAAAAAGCGGGAAAGCTGAAGGCTGTCATCACCCAGAACATCGACAACCTTCATCAGATGGCAGGCAGCAAAAATGTGCTGGAGCTGCACGGAAGTGTGTACCGCAACTCCTGTATGAAATGCTGCACATCTTATGATTTTGCCTATATGAAGGCCGCAGAGGGTGTGCCAAAATGTGAAAAATGCGGCGGCATCATCAAACCGGATGTAGTCCTCTATGAGGAGAGTCTTGACAACGGGACAATTACCAGGGCTGTGCAGGCAATTGCCGAGGCTGAGGTATTGATCATCGGAGGGACTTCCCTGGCGGTCTATCCGGCAGCGTCCCTGATCGATTATTTCAGCGGTAAGCATCTGGTGGTCATCAACCGGGATGCCACACCCAGGGACCGTATGGCGGACCTTGTGATCAATGAGCCGATCGGGCAGGTATTCTCACAGATCCGCGTGGAATAA